From Vigna unguiculata cultivar IT97K-499-35 chromosome 5, ASM411807v1, whole genome shotgun sequence, the proteins below share one genomic window:
- the LOC114186328 gene encoding desumoylating isopeptidase 1 → MAEEGHRVTLNIYDLSQGLARQLSMSFLGKAIEGIWHTGIVVYGNEYYFGGGIQHCPAGSTPYGTPLKVVELGVTHVPKDVFEVYLQEISPRYLPETYSLLTHNCNNFSNEISQFLVGVSIPEYILQLPNEVMSSPMGALIMPMIQNLETTLKSGGVPQVPQFKPPTAVNALAENGLNRGVNNEVKGKDENSKTGSPSSVKPEGEPQKSSPNGAIADPLGDARNKVQDEIVKEFAAIMATGTMRASEAAALATKRVMQRYGHTAVSQN, encoded by the exons ATGGCTGAG GAGGGTCACAGGGTTActctaaatatttatgatttgaGCCAAGGACTTGCACGGCAGCTTTCAATGTCCTTTTTGGGGAAAGCTATTGAAGGCATATG GCACACAGGAATTGTTGTTTATGGTAACGAGTATTACTTTGGTGGAGGCATCCAACACTGTCCTGCTGGATCAACACCATATGGAACTCCCCTTAAAGTTGTAGAGTTAGGTGTTACGCATGTTCCCAAAGATGTCTTCGAAGTGTATTTGCAGGAAATCAGTCCACGGTACCTACCTGAAACATATAGTCTGCTTACACACAATTGCAACAACTTCAGCAATGAGATTTCTCAATTTTTGGTTGGTGTGTCCATTCCTGAATATATTCTTCAGCTTCCTAATGAGGTCATGAGCAGTCCAATGGGAGCTCTTATAA TGCCTATGATACAGAATTTGGAGACAACATTGAAATCTGGTGGAGTTCCTCAAGTACCACAATTCAAGCCTCCAACTGCTGTGAATGCTTTGGCTGAGAACGGTTTGAACAGAGGGGTGAACAACGAAGTGAAGGGCAAAGATGAGAACTCTAAGACCGGATCACCTTCTTCTGTAAAGCCAGAAGGGGAACCACAGAAGTCATCACCAAATGGGGCCATAGCAGATCCTCTTGGAGATGCACGCAACAAGGTTCAAGATGAGATTGTGAAAGAGTTTGCTGCAATTATGGCAACTGGGACAATGCGTGCTAGTGAGGCTGCAGCTCTAGCCACTAAAAGAGTAATGCAAAGATATGGCCACACTGCTGTGTCACAGAATTAA
- the LOC114185450 gene encoding protein root UVB sensitive 4 isoform X1 gives MPFSPRLSTNHHTPWNLTSSNEPAPPTNQNLSFRRVSPFSSLRTSLDCVSDGGVAKEVPVRLPFVVVRRPTEASRFFWAGNCLQVVTVDGGAAADADVDFDDRVLRVCGSVVREFFIPRGVTGNYMEYVKWKLLHRVFSSALQVLATQAMFTAMGVGFSSSLPSAAALNWVLKDGIGRLSRCIYTASLASAFDTNLKRVRFTTSVLFVASIGLELLTPTFPRCFLLLATIANISKQISLACYLATRSAVHQSFAIGDNLGEISAKAQIQTVCFDILGLMLAALVNMCIENHRRQQAGLHYLIYPFFAAMDLFGIYQGLKHVHLQTLTKDRLEIILSTWIERGYVPSPSEVSDKEGVNFLGFKGKCSWPIRIGCLNPKDQLPKWSMKTIQCITNEDYYFVCVEFFKGLKGTRKQSILLSIREGAEAAHIIMGLLQACYIRRALLMNSSRWEIIVEENNASDSTMEDWSIIVENAKRSAERDVSNLIDQMVEMGWMVKNILLSTQEQIRYSFVCD, from the exons ATGCCATTCTCTCCTCGCCTATCCACCAACCACCACACACCATGGAACCTCACAAGCTCCAACGAACCAGCCCCACCCACTAACCAAAATCTCTCCTTTAGGAGAGTCTCACCCTTTTCCTCGCTCCGAACCTCCCTCGACTGCGTCTCTGATGGAGGGGTTGCGAAGGAGGTGCCGGTTCGGCTTCCTTTTGTGGTTGTCAGGAGACCGACAGAAGCTTCTAGATTCTTCTGGGCTGGGAACTGCCTGCAGGTGGTGACGGTCGACGGTGGCGCCGCCGCGGATGCTGACGTGGACTTCGATGATAGGGTGTTGAGGGTGTGTGGGTCCGTTGTGAGGGAGTTCTTTATTCCGAGAGGGGTGACGGGGAACTATATGGAGTATGTGAAGTGGAAGCTTCTGCATCGGGTTTTCAGCTCCGCGCTGCAAGTGCTTGCCACTCAA GCAATGTTTACAGCCATGGGAGTTGGATTCTCGAGTTCTCTTCCATCAGCTGCTGCCCTTAATTGGGTGTTAAAAGATGGCATTGGACGACTAAGCAGATGCATATACACTGCTAGTCTAGCATCTGCTTTTGATACAAATTTAAAG AGGGTCAGGTTCACTACATCTGTTCTTTTTGTTGCAAGCATTGGACTTGAATTACTTACTCCCACATTTCCTCGATGCTTCCTGCTTCTTGCAACTATTGCCAATATTTCTAAACAAATAAGCCTTGCTTGTTACTTAGCAACTCGG TCAGCTGTTCATCAAAGTTTTGCAATAGGAGATAACCTTGGTGAAATATCTGCTAAGGCACAG aTTCAAACAGTGTGCTTTGACATCCTTGGTCTTATGCTTGCTGCACTTGTTAACATGTGTATAGAGAACCATCGAAG GCAACAAGCAGGTCTGCATTACCTTATCTATCCCTTTTTTGCTGCAATGGATCTCTTTGGGATTTATCAAGGATTAAAGCATGTACATCTGCAAACTTTGACTAAG GATAGGCTTGAAATTATTCTGAGCACTTGGATTGAGCGTGGATATGTGCCATCCCCTTCAGAGGTGAGCGATAAAGAAGGAGTTAATTTTCTGGGATTTAAAG GTAAATGCTCGTGGCCAATTAGAATAGGGTGCTTAAATCCCAAGGACCAATTACCAAAGTGGTCTATGAAGACAATACAGTGTATAACTAATGAGGATTATTACTTTGTGTGCGTGGAGTTCTTCAAAGGATTAAAAGGAACTAGAAAG CAGTCTATCCTTCTTTCCATTCGCGAAGGAGCCGAAGCAGCACACATAATCATGGGTTTGTTGCAG gcTTGCTACATCAGAAGGGCTCTACTTATGAACAGTAGTAGGTGGGAGATTATTGTAGAGGAAAACAATGCATCAGACTCAACAATGGAAGATTGGTCTATAATTGTTGAGAATGCCAAGAGATCTGCAGAGAGGGATGTGTCTAATTTGATTGACCAAATGGTGGAAATGGGTTGGATGGTGAAGAACATTCTATTGTCAACACAAGAACAGATTCGATACAGTTTTGTGTGTGATTAA
- the LOC114185393 gene encoding transcriptional corepressor LEUNIG_HOMOLOG-like isoform X2: protein MKSTMAQNQSNWEADKMLDVYIYDYLMKRKLHATAKAFVAEGKVATDPVAIDAPGGFLYEWWSVFWDIFISRTNEKHSEAAAAYIETQQTKVREQQQLQIQQMQLMQQRNAQLQRRDPNHPALGSSINAMNSEGMLGQQPASVLAMKMYEDRMKHPQPMDSEASPTLIDANRMALLKSAASHPGQLVHGNSGNMSTALHQIPGRTPLTTDIKAEVNLGAPPKSLPMDTSVYRQAILQSKSGLGSAGLNQGVTGLPLKGWPLASGIDQLRPNLGVQVPKPNLTTQNQFVMSSQQQQVLTQNNLGNSSYGDMDPRRLSGLPRGSLSAKDGQSNRNDGSICSQMQSDSPKMKMAQSQHSLSQQQEQLQQHQLQQNNRKRKQHSGAANSTGTGNTAVPSPNSPPSTHTPGDGLNTANNMQHVNNVQKSVMMYGTEATGGLASSSNLLEDMERFGDVDALDDNVESFLSNDGGDGGNLYGAVKQSPAEQHKESSKGFTFAEVSSIRSRNSKVTCCHFSSDGKWLASAGDDMKVVFWNMDTFKTENSPAEHKAVITDVRYRPNSLQVATASMDKSVRLWDTTNPNRCVQEYSGHSSAIVSLDFHPKKTELFCYCDGENEIRFWNINSSNCFRATKGVYSRVRFQPRLGHLLAAGSDKGVSIFDVESDTKIYSLQGHPEPVSYICWDGNGEALASVSLNMVKIWSLNSGECIQEISSTGSPFHSCVFHPSYSTLLVIGGHACLELWNMSENKSMTIPAHENVISCMGQSSVTGMVASASFDNYVKVWK from the exons ATGAAGTCTACTATGGCTCAGAATCAGAGTAATTGGGAAGCTGATAAAAT GCTTGatgtttatatttatgattatttaatgaaaagaaAGTTGCATGCCACTGCAAAAGCTTTTGTCGCAGAAGGAAAGGTTGCCACAGATCCAGTAG CTATTGATGCACCTGGAGGATTCCTTTACGAGTGGTGGTCTGTCTTTTGGGACATATTCATCTCAAGGACAAATGAGAAACATTCTGAGGCTGCTGCAGCTTACATTGAG ACACAACAAACAAAAGTTAGAGAACAACAACAACTTCAAATACAGCAGATGCAACTAATGCAGCAACGCAATGCACAATTGCAGCGAAGAGATCCTAATCATCCTGCTCTTGGTAGTTCCATAAATGCTATGAATTCTGAAGGAATGTTGGGACAGCAACCAGCAAGTGTGTTGGCAATGAAAATGTATGAAGATCGAATGAAACACCCCCAACCAATGGATTCAGAGGCATCTCCAACTCTTATTGATGCTAATAGGATGGCCTTACTCAAATCAGCAGCTAGTCATCCAGG CCAACTGGTTCATGGAAATTCAGGGAATATGTCAACTGCATTGCACCAAATTCCTGGGCGAACTCCTTTGACCACT GACATAAAAGCAGAAGTTAACTTAGGTGCCCCACCAAAGAGTTTGCCTATGGATACATCAGTTTATCGACAAGCAATTTTACAATCAAAATCAGGGCTAGGCAGTGCAG GATTAAATCAAGGAGTTACAGGTCTTCCATTGAAGGGTTGGCCTCTAGCATCT ggAATTGATCAACTAAGGCCTAATTTGGGTGTACAAGTTCCGAAGCCCAATTTGACAACCCAGAACCAATTTGTCATGTCATCACAACAGCAACAGGTCTTGACTCAGAATAACCTTGGAAATTCTAGTTATGGTGACATGGATCCTCGTAGGCTTTCTGGTCTTCCTCGAGGTAGCTTAAGTGCAAAGGATGGTCAGTCTAACAGGAATGATGGATCTATTTGCTCGCAAATGCAGTCTGATTCACCTAAG ATGAAGATGGCTCAGTCACAACATTCATTATCTCAACAACAGGAGCAGTTACAGCAGCATCAACTGCAGCAG aataacagaaaaagaaaacagcACTCTGGAGCTGCCAATAGCACTGGTACTGGTAACACTGCTGTTCCTTCACCTAATTCACCACCATCAACTCATACACCTGGTGATGGATTAAATACAGCAAACAACATGCAGCATGTTAACAATGTGCAAAAGAGCGTGATGATGTATGGTACAGAGGCAACAGGAGGCCTTGCATCATCTTCCAATTTACTG GAGGACATGGAACGATTTGGAGATGTTGATGCCTTAGATGATAATGTAGAATCCTTTCTGTCAAATGATGGTGGAGATGGTGGAAATCTCTATGGAGCAGTGAAACAAAGCCCAGCTGAGCAACATAAAGAGTCTTCAAAAG GTTTCACCTTTGCAGAAGTTAGTAGCATAAGATCGAGGAATAGCAAAGTTACTTGCTGTCACTTTTCTTCAGATGGAAAGTGGCTTGCCAGTGCTGGAGATGACATGAAG GTTGTCTTCTGGAACATGGACACTTTTAAGACAGAGAACAGTCCTGCAGAACACAAAGCAGTTATTACAGATGTCCGTTATAGACCAAATTCACTTCAGGTGGCAACTGCCTCAATGGATAAATCTGTGCGGTTATGGGACACAACAAAT CCTAACCGCTGTGTACAAGAATATAGTGGGCACTCTTCAGCTATAGTGTCTCTTGATTTCCATCCTAAGAAGACTGAACTCTTCTGCTACTGCGACGGAGAAAATGAAATTCGGTTTTGGAATATTAATTCTTCCAACTGCTTTCGAGCAACTAAG GGAGTTTATTCACGAGTGAGGTTTCAACCTAGACTGGGGCATTTACTAGCAGCAGGTTCTGATAAAGGAGTGTCAATTTTTGATGTTGAATCTGACACAAAAATCTACTCCCTGCAG GGTCATCCTGAACCAGTGAGCTATATTTGCTGGGATGGAAATGGTGAAGCCTTGGCATCTGTGAGTCTTAATATGGTAAAGATTTGGAGTTTGAACTCAGGAGAATGCATTCAGGAGATCAGCTCTACTGGAAGCCCGTTTCATTCCTGTGTTTTTCATCCAAGTTATTCAACTTTGTTGGTGATTGGAGGACATGCG TGCTTAGAGTTATGGAACATGAGTGAGAACAAAAGCATGACAATTCCTGCACATGAAAATGTAATTTCTTGCATGGGTCAGTCTTCTGTCACTGGAATGGTTGCATCTGCAAGTTTTGACAATTATGTAAAGGTGTGGAAATAA
- the LOC114185450 gene encoding protein root UVB sensitive 4 isoform X2 encodes MPFSPRLSTNHHTPWNLTSSNEPAPPTNQNLSFRRVSPFSSLRTSLDCVSDGGVAKEVPVRLPFVVVRRPTEASRFFWAGNCLQVVTVDGGAAADADVDFDDRVLRVCGSVVREFFIPRGVTGNYMEYVKWKLLHRVFSSALQVLATQAMFTAMGVGFSSSLPSAAALNWVLKDGIGRLSRCIYTASLASAFDTNLKRVRFTTSVLFVASIGLELLTPTFPRCFLLLATIANISKQISLACYLATRSAVHQSFAIGDNLGEISAKAQIQTVCFDILGLMLAALVNMCIENHRRQQAGLHYLIYPFFAAMDLFGIYQGLKHVHLQTLTKDRLEIILSTWIERGYVPSPSEVSDKEGVNFLGFKGKCSWPIRIGCLNPKDQLPKWSMKTIQCITNEDYYFVCVEFFKGLKGTRKSILLSIREGAEAAHIIMGLLQACYIRRALLMNSSRWEIIVEENNASDSTMEDWSIIVENAKRSAERDVSNLIDQMVEMGWMVKNILLSTQEQIRYSFVCD; translated from the exons ATGCCATTCTCTCCTCGCCTATCCACCAACCACCACACACCATGGAACCTCACAAGCTCCAACGAACCAGCCCCACCCACTAACCAAAATCTCTCCTTTAGGAGAGTCTCACCCTTTTCCTCGCTCCGAACCTCCCTCGACTGCGTCTCTGATGGAGGGGTTGCGAAGGAGGTGCCGGTTCGGCTTCCTTTTGTGGTTGTCAGGAGACCGACAGAAGCTTCTAGATTCTTCTGGGCTGGGAACTGCCTGCAGGTGGTGACGGTCGACGGTGGCGCCGCCGCGGATGCTGACGTGGACTTCGATGATAGGGTGTTGAGGGTGTGTGGGTCCGTTGTGAGGGAGTTCTTTATTCCGAGAGGGGTGACGGGGAACTATATGGAGTATGTGAAGTGGAAGCTTCTGCATCGGGTTTTCAGCTCCGCGCTGCAAGTGCTTGCCACTCAA GCAATGTTTACAGCCATGGGAGTTGGATTCTCGAGTTCTCTTCCATCAGCTGCTGCCCTTAATTGGGTGTTAAAAGATGGCATTGGACGACTAAGCAGATGCATATACACTGCTAGTCTAGCATCTGCTTTTGATACAAATTTAAAG AGGGTCAGGTTCACTACATCTGTTCTTTTTGTTGCAAGCATTGGACTTGAATTACTTACTCCCACATTTCCTCGATGCTTCCTGCTTCTTGCAACTATTGCCAATATTTCTAAACAAATAAGCCTTGCTTGTTACTTAGCAACTCGG TCAGCTGTTCATCAAAGTTTTGCAATAGGAGATAACCTTGGTGAAATATCTGCTAAGGCACAG aTTCAAACAGTGTGCTTTGACATCCTTGGTCTTATGCTTGCTGCACTTGTTAACATGTGTATAGAGAACCATCGAAG GCAACAAGCAGGTCTGCATTACCTTATCTATCCCTTTTTTGCTGCAATGGATCTCTTTGGGATTTATCAAGGATTAAAGCATGTACATCTGCAAACTTTGACTAAG GATAGGCTTGAAATTATTCTGAGCACTTGGATTGAGCGTGGATATGTGCCATCCCCTTCAGAGGTGAGCGATAAAGAAGGAGTTAATTTTCTGGGATTTAAAG GTAAATGCTCGTGGCCAATTAGAATAGGGTGCTTAAATCCCAAGGACCAATTACCAAAGTGGTCTATGAAGACAATACAGTGTATAACTAATGAGGATTATTACTTTGTGTGCGTGGAGTTCTTCAAAGGATTAAAAGGAACTAGAAAG TCTATCCTTCTTTCCATTCGCGAAGGAGCCGAAGCAGCACACATAATCATGGGTTTGTTGCAG gcTTGCTACATCAGAAGGGCTCTACTTATGAACAGTAGTAGGTGGGAGATTATTGTAGAGGAAAACAATGCATCAGACTCAACAATGGAAGATTGGTCTATAATTGTTGAGAATGCCAAGAGATCTGCAGAGAGGGATGTGTCTAATTTGATTGACCAAATGGTGGAAATGGGTTGGATGGTGAAGAACATTCTATTGTCAACACAAGAACAGATTCGATACAGTTTTGTGTGTGATTAA
- the LOC114185393 gene encoding transcriptional corepressor LEUNIG_HOMOLOG-like isoform X1 — translation MKSTMAQNQSNWEADKMLDVYIYDYLMKRKLHATAKAFVAEGKVATDPVAIDAPGGFLYEWWSVFWDIFISRTNEKHSEAAAAYIETQQTKVREQQQLQIQQMQLMQQRNAQLQRRDPNHPALGSSINAMNSEGMLGQQPASVLAMKMYEDRMKHPQPMDSEASPTLIDANRMALLKSAASHPGQLVHGNSGNMSTALHQIPGRTPLTTDIKAEVNLGAPPKSLPMDTSVYRQAILQSKSGLGSAGLNQGVTGLPLKGWPLASGIDQLRPNLGVQVPKPNLTTQNQFVMSSQQQQVLTQNNLGNSSYGDMDPRRLSGLPRGSLSAKDGQSNRNDGSICSQMQSDSPKQMKMAQSQHSLSQQQEQLQQHQLQQNNRKRKQHSGAANSTGTGNTAVPSPNSPPSTHTPGDGLNTANNMQHVNNVQKSVMMYGTEATGGLASSSNLLEDMERFGDVDALDDNVESFLSNDGGDGGNLYGAVKQSPAEQHKESSKGFTFAEVSSIRSRNSKVTCCHFSSDGKWLASAGDDMKVVFWNMDTFKTENSPAEHKAVITDVRYRPNSLQVATASMDKSVRLWDTTNPNRCVQEYSGHSSAIVSLDFHPKKTELFCYCDGENEIRFWNINSSNCFRATKGVYSRVRFQPRLGHLLAAGSDKGVSIFDVESDTKIYSLQGHPEPVSYICWDGNGEALASVSLNMVKIWSLNSGECIQEISSTGSPFHSCVFHPSYSTLLVIGGHACLELWNMSENKSMTIPAHENVISCMGQSSVTGMVASASFDNYVKVWK, via the exons ATGAAGTCTACTATGGCTCAGAATCAGAGTAATTGGGAAGCTGATAAAAT GCTTGatgtttatatttatgattatttaatgaaaagaaAGTTGCATGCCACTGCAAAAGCTTTTGTCGCAGAAGGAAAGGTTGCCACAGATCCAGTAG CTATTGATGCACCTGGAGGATTCCTTTACGAGTGGTGGTCTGTCTTTTGGGACATATTCATCTCAAGGACAAATGAGAAACATTCTGAGGCTGCTGCAGCTTACATTGAG ACACAACAAACAAAAGTTAGAGAACAACAACAACTTCAAATACAGCAGATGCAACTAATGCAGCAACGCAATGCACAATTGCAGCGAAGAGATCCTAATCATCCTGCTCTTGGTAGTTCCATAAATGCTATGAATTCTGAAGGAATGTTGGGACAGCAACCAGCAAGTGTGTTGGCAATGAAAATGTATGAAGATCGAATGAAACACCCCCAACCAATGGATTCAGAGGCATCTCCAACTCTTATTGATGCTAATAGGATGGCCTTACTCAAATCAGCAGCTAGTCATCCAGG CCAACTGGTTCATGGAAATTCAGGGAATATGTCAACTGCATTGCACCAAATTCCTGGGCGAACTCCTTTGACCACT GACATAAAAGCAGAAGTTAACTTAGGTGCCCCACCAAAGAGTTTGCCTATGGATACATCAGTTTATCGACAAGCAATTTTACAATCAAAATCAGGGCTAGGCAGTGCAG GATTAAATCAAGGAGTTACAGGTCTTCCATTGAAGGGTTGGCCTCTAGCATCT ggAATTGATCAACTAAGGCCTAATTTGGGTGTACAAGTTCCGAAGCCCAATTTGACAACCCAGAACCAATTTGTCATGTCATCACAACAGCAACAGGTCTTGACTCAGAATAACCTTGGAAATTCTAGTTATGGTGACATGGATCCTCGTAGGCTTTCTGGTCTTCCTCGAGGTAGCTTAAGTGCAAAGGATGGTCAGTCTAACAGGAATGATGGATCTATTTGCTCGCAAATGCAGTCTGATTCACCTAAG CAGATGAAGATGGCTCAGTCACAACATTCATTATCTCAACAACAGGAGCAGTTACAGCAGCATCAACTGCAGCAG aataacagaaaaagaaaacagcACTCTGGAGCTGCCAATAGCACTGGTACTGGTAACACTGCTGTTCCTTCACCTAATTCACCACCATCAACTCATACACCTGGTGATGGATTAAATACAGCAAACAACATGCAGCATGTTAACAATGTGCAAAAGAGCGTGATGATGTATGGTACAGAGGCAACAGGAGGCCTTGCATCATCTTCCAATTTACTG GAGGACATGGAACGATTTGGAGATGTTGATGCCTTAGATGATAATGTAGAATCCTTTCTGTCAAATGATGGTGGAGATGGTGGAAATCTCTATGGAGCAGTGAAACAAAGCCCAGCTGAGCAACATAAAGAGTCTTCAAAAG GTTTCACCTTTGCAGAAGTTAGTAGCATAAGATCGAGGAATAGCAAAGTTACTTGCTGTCACTTTTCTTCAGATGGAAAGTGGCTTGCCAGTGCTGGAGATGACATGAAG GTTGTCTTCTGGAACATGGACACTTTTAAGACAGAGAACAGTCCTGCAGAACACAAAGCAGTTATTACAGATGTCCGTTATAGACCAAATTCACTTCAGGTGGCAACTGCCTCAATGGATAAATCTGTGCGGTTATGGGACACAACAAAT CCTAACCGCTGTGTACAAGAATATAGTGGGCACTCTTCAGCTATAGTGTCTCTTGATTTCCATCCTAAGAAGACTGAACTCTTCTGCTACTGCGACGGAGAAAATGAAATTCGGTTTTGGAATATTAATTCTTCCAACTGCTTTCGAGCAACTAAG GGAGTTTATTCACGAGTGAGGTTTCAACCTAGACTGGGGCATTTACTAGCAGCAGGTTCTGATAAAGGAGTGTCAATTTTTGATGTTGAATCTGACACAAAAATCTACTCCCTGCAG GGTCATCCTGAACCAGTGAGCTATATTTGCTGGGATGGAAATGGTGAAGCCTTGGCATCTGTGAGTCTTAATATGGTAAAGATTTGGAGTTTGAACTCAGGAGAATGCATTCAGGAGATCAGCTCTACTGGAAGCCCGTTTCATTCCTGTGTTTTTCATCCAAGTTATTCAACTTTGTTGGTGATTGGAGGACATGCG TGCTTAGAGTTATGGAACATGAGTGAGAACAAAAGCATGACAATTCCTGCACATGAAAATGTAATTTCTTGCATGGGTCAGTCTTCTGTCACTGGAATGGTTGCATCTGCAAGTTTTGACAATTATGTAAAGGTGTGGAAATAA